From Drosophila nasuta strain 15112-1781.00 chromosome X, ASM2355853v1, whole genome shotgun sequence, one genomic window encodes:
- the LOC132796738 gene encoding mitochondrial import receptor subunit TOM20 homolog, producing MSKRTLLALTVGAAGALLLGYCIYYDQKRRSDPNYKQKVRERRQKSNRYATPHSMVVEGLDPNRRIANDPFELPDHEIVQHYFQNEIKMGEELFRQGKLDEGLIHLANATMLCAQPVALMEAMKVALPDRIYNMLMQKLPEVNTQTLFAQGIGVDVPLD from the coding sequence ATGTCGAAGCGAACACTGTTGGCACTCACTGTGGGCGCAGCCGGTGCTCTATTGCTCGGTTATTGCATCTATTACGATCAGAAGCGTCGATCGGATCCGAATTATAAGCAAAAAGTGCGCGAACGTCGCCAGAAATCGAATCGTTATGCAACACCGCATTCAATGGTCGTTGAGGGTCTAGATCCAAATCGTCGGATCGCTAACGATCCATTCGAATTGCCCGATCATGAGATTGTGCAGCATTATTTCCagaatgaaatcaaaatggGCGAGGAGCTCTTTCGTCAGGGTAAACTGGATGAGGGACTCATCCATTTGGCAAATGCCACAATGCTCTGCGCCCAGCCGGTGGCATTAATGGAGGCCATGAAGGTCGCTCTTCCCGATCGTATTTATAACATGTTGATGCAAAAGCTGCCGGAAGTCAATACGCAAACATTGTTTGCTCAAGGCATTGGCGTCGATGTGCCGCTGGATTAA
- the LOC132795899 gene encoding mitochondrial import receptor subunit TOM20 homolog, with the protein MSSRTLLGITMGTAGAILLGYCIYLDQKRRADPEYKRKLHDRRQHTEKAQDIKDDHNDNQLTIECPMEEPLGEVSDHLELEHCFESEMKMGEQLICQGNIADGVTHFANAIMMCAHPLPVLQTIQESLPDFVFMPLLMKLTELQSNSSSTKDNSTTSIQEYA; encoded by the coding sequence ATGTCGAGTAGAACATTGCTGGGAATAACCATGGGCACAGCCGGTGCAATACTTTTAGGATATTGCATCTATCTTGATCAGAAGCGACGAGCTGATCCCGAGTACAAACGCAAATTACACGATCGACGACAACACACTGAAAAGGCCCAAGACATCAAAGATGATCACAATGACAATCAATTGACCATTGAGTGCCCAATGGAAGAGCCTCTCGGTGAGGTGAGCGATCATTTGGAACTGGAGCATTGCTTTGAGAGTGAGATGAAGATGGGCGAACAGTTGATTTGTCAGGGCAACATTGCGGATGGTGTCACGCATTTTGCCAACGCGATTATGATGTGCGCCCATCCATTGCCAGTGCTTCAAACAATCCAAGAATCTCTGCCGGATTTCGTATTTATGCCATTGCTAATGAAACTCACCGAACtgcagagcaacagcagctcgaCCAAGGACAATTCAACCACCAGCATACAGGAGTATGCTTGA